In the genome of Arthrobacter alpinus, the window TCGACGCCGGCCAACTCGCCCTGGGTGCCCACCAACGTCACAGCCACCGGATATTCGCCCTCGGCGGCAATCTCCAAGCTGCGGAACTCCCACCCGTAATCGGGCTTGATCCGTGCCGGTGAATACGCCATGACCTCGGCAAAGTAGTCCAAGACGCGGGCCTGGTTCACGATCAGGTGCGGAAATTCGCTGATGCCCGTGGTGTCATCGGGAGCCCGCGCAGCCCGCACAATCTTGCTGCGGTCCGCTGGGTCCGGTTTCCAAAAAACGGTGGCCGTGATCCGGTACGCCTCTGCAATGATGCGCTCGGCAAAGCCAAAGGCCTGGAAGGTCTCCACGCTGCGGGCCTGAATGCCGTCGGCCTGGCCAATCTCCAGACGTCCGCCGCGGCGTTCCACAATGCGGGTGTTGATGTTCGGGAATGCCGAAAGCTGAGCTGCGGCGATCATGCCAGCGGGCCCTGAACCCACGATCAGCACATCCATCAATTCTGGCAATTGCGCCGGCCTGTCAACTCCGGTTCCGGCCGCCGGTTTGATGCGCGGATCCCCTGAAACGTATCCGTGCTGATGGAACTGCACCCAGGTTCCTCCTCGTTGCGCAACCGGTTCTCTGTGATCATCATGTGCCACTTGGGCACCCCAATCAAGAGGCACGCCGCGCACCCAAGGCAAGGTTCCGGCGTCGGGCGTTATCCAAGGCCCGACGCCGGGACTTTTAGTCCGCGCTTAGCCCTTGTCGCGCAGGGCGTTACGTTGTGCAGCGGCGGTGACCGCCGAGACGTGCAGCTGCTCGGGTGAGCGGCCGTCACGGTTCAATGGCGGGCAGAGTTCTTCGCGCATGGCATCCTCGAGGCCGGAGACGGGTTCAAGCTCTGGCACCACGGCAAACGACATGCCAAGGTTCGCCACCATCCACGCGCTGAGCACCTCTTCGTCGACATCGGTCAACCGTGGATGCGCTGATTTTCCGTGCCACTGCGCCTGCAGCCCCAAGATGGCTGCCAGGGAACGGCGGAGGGTGGACTTGGAAGTTTGCACCGCGTGGTGCTTGGCGCGGCTGCGCAGGTTCGTCGCCTTGCCAACGTACAACAAGTCACCACGCTTCAGCGGCGTCAATTCTGCGGGCCAGTTCGCGTCCTTGGGCAGGGCGCCCGTCAAGAATATTTTGTACATGCCGGGGGCAAAAGGCATCGCCTGCCACGATTTTTTGGCAGGGGCCGTGCCTGTCCATTTGAGATTTTCCATGGCTTTGAGCCTACGGCAAAGCAGGGTTCCTACTTTCCCCAGGTTCCAGAAATTCCAAGGGTGGGACACCTTGCGGCGCCCCACCCTTGTGCCTGGCAGGAAGATCCAGCTAAGCGTCGGCGAGTTCGTCGTCCAGCTCAAATTCAACTGTGGCAATGACTTCCTGCGCCCGCGGATCGATCATGACGGCCTCGATGTCATCGTCGATCATGATGAATTCGCCCTTGTCAGTGGTGAAATGCCACGCCAAAACCTTCGCACCGTTGTGCTCATAGTTGGGATCACCCATGGTGATCTTGACGAACTCGTGGCCGGCAACTGAGCAAAGCTCGCGGATGACCTGCTCAAATTCGGGGGCATCCTCCAATTCTGCCTCGGCCCGGCGCGCCTCGAGATCGGTGACAGTTGCCACACGAGTGGCGATGTGTGCGGCCAACTCTTCGGCGTCCAAAATCAGCAGCCCCTCTTGCCCGCGCAGCCACTGGGCGTTGAGCCCGGTGACGTCCTCGGATTCGAACAGCTCCTCAAATTCGTTGTCCAATTCCTCCATGGCGATGACTCCCGCTGAGCGCTCGGACTCCTCGTCGGATTCGTCCTCAAGGTAGGCCTCGGCGTCCTTCTCGGAGAGGAGATCGTAGAGCCCGGCCGTACGGTTGAACAGTTCCAGATGCGCCTTTGCCCCCATCGCCTCAAAGCCTTCCCGAATGTAGGCATCGAGCTCCTCGCGATCGGGCGTCATGAAAACGTACTGGGCGAAT includes:
- a CDS encoding GIY-YIG nuclease family protein — its product is MENLKWTGTAPAKKSWQAMPFAPGMYKIFLTGALPKDANWPAELTPLKRGDLLYVGKATNLRSRAKHHAVQTSKSTLRRSLAAILGLQAQWHGKSAHPRLTDVDEEVLSAWMVANLGMSFAVVPELEPVSGLEDAMREELCPPLNRDGRSPEQLHVSAVTAAAQRNALRDKG
- a CDS encoding DMP19 family protein, producing MTTNQFPVVLTTDGAAADNEDVVGDNVSVVNEMYLALLNADEIAPNALRSYFVDFYLTQALDGGFAQYVFMTPDREELDAYIREGFEAMGAKAHLELFNRTAGLYDLLSEKDAEAYLEDESDEESERSAGVIAMEELDNEFEELFESEDVTGLNAQWLRGQEGLLILDAEELAAHIATRVATVTDLEARRAEAELEDAPEFEQVIRELCSVAGHEFVKITMGDPNYEHNGAKVLAWHFTTDKGEFIMIDDDIEAVMIDPRAQEVIATVEFELDDELADA